One stretch of Acidobacteriota bacterium DNA includes these proteins:
- a CDS encoding DNA gyrase inhibitor YacG translates to MPEERRCVHCRRRPIDPRWRPFCGERCRLLDLGNWIGERYRVPSESTAAEDHDPIGGDRGS, encoded by the coding sequence GTGCCCGAAGAGCGGCGTTGCGTACATTGCCGGCGGCGCCCGATCGACCCGCGGTGGCGGCCGTTCTGCGGAGAGCGTTGCAGGCTCCTCGATCTGGGCAACTGGATCGGCGAGCGCTACCGGGTGCCGAGCGAATCGACGGCGGCCGAGGATCATGATCCGATCGGCGGTGACCGGGGCTCCTGA
- a CDS encoding Ppx/GppA family phosphatase yields MRIAAIDIGTNSVHMIVVQVRPDHSFEIVDREKEMVRLGAGGLGGRALTELTMRSALQALTKFKRLAESHEVDEVVAAATSAVREAENGREFLAAIRQRTGIEARVISGTEEARLIHRAAVYGVDVSDGAALVIDIGGGSVELTLGRSSQVRVAHSLKLGVIRLTERFVHSDPVTGADERRMVSYITEVLTPITEKIRSRGFARVVGTSGTILSLGALAVGEGRAVGSDALRNRRVSLKQLRRVRRDLTALDLAGRIGIPGLDPRRADLAVAGSILICTMLRLLGARELTLCDLALREGLALDYIHRNRAHIARVEQYPDVRRRSVIELAERCNYSEPHARQVVRMALALFDQTSSIHGLGAREREWLEYAAILHDIGVHISYSRHHKHSCYLIMNGDLRGFEPQEIEVMALVARYHRRGLPKRSHGGYGDLSGTRRRTVRTLAAMLRVAEGLDRSHAQSVAAVAVAAGAHDCLLKLTPAGDTELELWAAQRNAGPLESVLGRIVRCEVDAKRRRQPGRGGTAAGRRRQPVPPGAATPRRRAAARGADDPDTPA; encoded by the coding sequence GTGCGCATAGCGGCCATCGACATCGGCACCAACTCCGTCCACATGATCGTGGTGCAGGTGCGGCCCGATCACTCGTTCGAGATCGTCGACCGCGAGAAGGAGATGGTCCGTCTCGGCGCGGGCGGGCTCGGCGGGCGGGCCCTGACGGAGCTGACGATGCGCTCGGCCCTGCAGGCGCTGACGAAGTTCAAGCGACTGGCCGAATCGCACGAGGTGGACGAGGTCGTCGCGGCCGCGACCAGCGCGGTGCGGGAGGCCGAGAACGGCCGCGAGTTTCTCGCTGCGATTCGCCAGCGAACCGGGATCGAGGCCCGCGTCATCTCCGGCACCGAAGAGGCCCGCCTCATCCACCGCGCCGCGGTCTACGGCGTGGACGTCTCCGACGGCGCGGCGCTCGTCATCGACATAGGCGGCGGCAGCGTCGAGCTGACGCTGGGGCGATCGTCGCAGGTACGCGTCGCCCACAGCCTGAAGCTGGGCGTCATCCGGCTGACCGAGCGATTCGTGCACAGCGATCCGGTTACCGGAGCGGACGAGCGGCGCATGGTGAGCTACATCACCGAGGTGCTGACGCCGATCACCGAGAAGATCCGCAGCCGCGGTTTCGCCCGCGTCGTCGGGACGTCGGGCACCATCCTCAGCCTCGGCGCGCTGGCAGTCGGGGAAGGCCGGGCGGTCGGCTCCGACGCGCTGCGCAACCGGCGGGTTAGCCTCAAGCAACTGCGGCGTGTTCGGCGCGACCTGACGGCGCTGGATCTCGCCGGGCGCATCGGCATTCCGGGGCTCGATCCGCGGCGCGCGGACCTGGCCGTCGCCGGCTCCATCCTCATCTGCACGATGCTGCGGCTGCTCGGTGCACGCGAGCTGACTCTCTGCGATCTGGCTCTGCGCGAGGGACTGGCGCTGGACTACATCCACCGCAACCGAGCCCACATCGCCCGGGTGGAGCAGTACCCCGACGTGCGGCGGCGCAGCGTCATCGAGCTGGCCGAGCGCTGCAACTACAGCGAGCCGCATGCCCGTCAGGTCGTGCGGATGGCGCTGGCGCTGTTCGACCAGACCTCGTCGATCCACGGCCTGGGCGCACGCGAGCGCGAGTGGCTGGAATACGCGGCGATACTCCACGACATCGGCGTCCACATCAGCTACAGCCGGCACCACAAGCACTCCTGCTATCTGATCATGAACGGCGACCTGCGCGGGTTCGAGCCGCAGGAGATCGAGGTCATGGCGCTGGTCGCGCGCTACCACCGCCGGGGGCTTCCCAAACGCTCCCACGGGGGCTACGGCGACCTCTCGGGAACGCGCCGGCGCACGGTGAGGACATTGGCGGCGATGCTGCGCGTGGCCGAAGGACTGGACCGGAGCCACGCGCAGAGCGTCGCCGCGGTCGCCGTCGCCGCGGGCGCGCACGACTGCCTGCTGAAGCTGACGCCGGCAGGCGACACCGAGCTGGAGCTCTGGGCCGCTCAGCGCAACGCAGGACCGCTGGAGTCCGTGCTGGGCCGCATCGTCCGCTGCGAGGTCGACGCGAAGCGCCGGCGGCAGCCGGGACGCGGCGGGACGGCAGCGGGACGGCGGCGGCAACCCGTCCCCCCAGGCGCCGCGACACCCCGGCGCCGGGCGGCGGCGCGTGGGGCCGACGACCCCGACACCCCGGCCTGA
- a CDS encoding CHAD domain-containing protein, translated as MTGPHVLKRPLERRVRALLRHLRPTTEGAVEPLHQCRVATRRLRELLPLCDAELGVRIASRARKRVRQLGGALGAVRELDVALGLVDEVERAGRAQPAAASRLRQRVQEERERQRERMRARLKPAWLRKVARDVAEVLKAIGMRDATDAWALVLAERLSERADRLRDAVAEAGPMYVSERVHEVRIAAKKLRYGLELASETGETDTADAVARLKKIQDSLGRLHDIEILQELLRSIDLLAHRDEPWAAALAALDRDLTEECRRLHGVFVAGQAGLVDVARIARRVASQMSSDHGGRTGRSRVLKMSLERAPEAPPAASSTRR; from the coding sequence ATGACCGGTCCCCATGTCCTGAAGCGTCCGCTCGAGCGCCGTGTCCGGGCGTTGCTGCGGCACCTGCGTCCGACCACGGAGGGCGCGGTCGAGCCGCTCCACCAGTGCCGCGTGGCGACCCGGCGGTTGCGCGAGCTGCTGCCGCTGTGCGACGCCGAGCTCGGGGTGCGCATAGCATCGCGGGCTCGCAAGCGCGTGCGGCAGTTGGGTGGAGCGCTCGGGGCGGTGCGCGAGCTGGACGTCGCCCTCGGCCTGGTCGACGAGGTGGAGCGGGCCGGACGGGCGCAGCCGGCGGCTGCCAGCCGCCTTCGGCAGCGGGTGCAGGAGGAACGGGAGCGGCAGCGCGAACGGATGCGGGCTCGCCTGAAGCCGGCCTGGTTGCGGAAGGTGGCGCGGGACGTCGCGGAGGTGCTCAAGGCCATCGGCATGCGGGATGCCACCGACGCGTGGGCGCTGGTCCTCGCCGAACGGTTGAGCGAGCGGGCCGACCGGCTGCGGGATGCCGTCGCCGAGGCGGGCCCGATGTACGTCTCCGAACGCGTCCACGAGGTCCGTATCGCAGCGAAGAAACTGCGCTACGGCCTCGAGCTGGCGTCAGAGACCGGCGAGACGGACACGGCCGACGCGGTGGCTCGGCTCAAGAAGATACAGGACTCGCTGGGGCGGCTGCACGACATCGAGATCCTCCAGGAGCTCTTGCGCAGCATCGATCTGCTCGCCCACCGCGACGAGCCGTGGGCCGCGGCGCTCGCGGCCCTCGATCGCGATCTGACCGAGGAGTGCCGCCGCCTTCACGGCGTTTTCGTCGCCGGCCAGGCGGGACTGGTCGACGTGGCCCGGATCGCCCGTCGCGTAGCGTCGCAGATGTCCAGCGATCACGGCGGGCGCACGGGGCGGAGCCGCGTGCTCAAGATGTCGCTGGAGCGTGCGCCGGAAGCGCCGCCGGCGGCCTCGTCCACCCGCCGTTGA